A window from Falco naumanni isolate bFalNau1 chromosome 3, bFalNau1.pat, whole genome shotgun sequence encodes these proteins:
- the SBSPON gene encoding somatomedin-B and thrombospondin type-1 domain-containing protein: MTVWDTVGHCHADLVGNIPCRAGHPWGHAPSPPPAPEALPRQPGRCPGPPGQGAGAAGPPNPTRWGREGRAGPRRPPPPAPAPCPPIPPRSTGCRCRPERVAAAGSSRRGGAVAGGTVMGGAALSGALWLGLLWAGSGAGGSCSGKCCEGRDAACVSEGWREGGGYGTCYCDGGCRRAGDCCHDHGQACPALPCIVGEWSHWSGCAEQCKPDLRVRRRYVQQEPKNGGEPCPALEEKAGCLEYLTYQGEDCGHEHVPAFITTSEYGKERKRRAASSLWPSDKEAAGYCVEFKTESLSHHCALENRPYAQWMQYLREGHTVCVACQPPAMKTDTHRCSGDGHNADGGKILHWEAVGNSQCQGTWKKIRQLEHCSCPLVHSFIFT; encoded by the exons ATGACAGTGTGGGACACCGTGGGTCACTGCCATGCAGATCTTGTGGGGAACATCCCCTGCCGTGCAGGACACCCTTGGGGACACGCACCCTCCCCACCTCCCGCTCCCGAAGCTTTGCCGCGGCAGCCTGGCCGCTGCCCGggccccccggggcagggagcgggggcggccgggcctcCCAACCCGACCCGGTGGGGCCGGGAGGGCCGGGCAGGAccgcgccggccgcccccccccgcccccgctccctgcccgccgATCCCGCCCCGCTCCACCGGGTGCCGGTGCCGGCCGGAGCGCGTAGCGGCGGCAGGATCCTCACGTCGGGGCGGCGCGGTGGCGGGCGGCACGGTGATGGGCGGCGCGGCGCTGTCGGGAGCGctgtggctggggctgctgtgggccgggagcggggccgggggcagctGCTCGGGGAAGTGCTGCGAGGGCCGGGACGCCGCCTGCGTCAGcgagggatggagggagggagggggctaCGGGACCTGCTACTGCGACGGAGGATGCCGGCGGGCCGGGGACTGCTGCCACGACCACGGCCAGGCGTGCCCGG CTCTTCCGTGCATTGTGGGGGAGTGGAGTCATTGGAGTGGCTGTGCAGAACAATGTAAACCTGATCTGCGGGTACGTAGGCGCTACGTACAACAGGAACCTAAAAATGGTGGGGAACCATGCCCTGCTCTAGAAGAGAAGGCTGGCTGCCTGGAGTACTTGACGTACCAGGGAGAGGACTGCGGCCATGAACATG TCCCTGCTTTCATAACTACCTCTGAATAcggtaaagaaagaaaaagacgAGCAGCATCCTCTCTCTGGCCTTCAGATAAAGAAGCAGCTGG ATACTGTGTAGAATTTAAAACTGAATCACTTTCACACCACTGTGCTTTGGAGAATCGACCATACGCTCAATGGATGCAGTACCTACGAGAAGGACACACTGTGTGTGTAGCTTGCCAGCCTCCAGCTATGAAAACAGACACGCATCGTTGTTCTGGAGATGGGCATAATGCAGATGg AGGTAAAATCTTACACTGGGAAGCAGTTGGCAACTCTCAGTGCCAAGGAACCTGGAAGAAGATTCGGCAGCTGGAGCACTGTTCATGTCCCCTTGTGcatagctttatttttacataa